CATCAACCTGAGCGGCTGCAACATCAGCAGAGTTGTGGATAACCTGTACGCGAGCCTGACCAAAAATGGATAGCGGTAAGATTATCATTATAAAAATAAAGGAACGGAGTAAAAGTTTGTAAGTTTTCATGGCTCATTGTTTTTAATGATTACCCCAAATAAACAGAAGTGAGGATATAATGTTCAACATAAAAGACAAAAAGATAAACAAAAAATAGTTAAAAAATTGTTAAAAATGTTGTAAATAGCTTAAAATAAGGAATAAATAAAATATTAAATTTTTTCTGTGTTGTTAATAATGTGTAATGAAATATGGATAAAGATAAACAAAAATAAGAAGGGCTGAACTTTTTTATGGCGATGGTGTTTTTTAGTAAATACCTATAAATGATGATTAACCTGATTAAGATGTTTAATGAAACAGATCGCCGCCTTGCCGGATTTATGGCTTCTAATGGAATTGGGATACTAAGGCTGAGTATAGGGGTTGTTTTTGTTTGGTATGGTGTGTTGAAATTTTTTCCGGATGTTAGTTCGGCAGAAAATATTGCCACCCAAACAATTGAAAAGATTTCGTTCGGCTATCTTGAAGGTCGCCATGCAATGTTGGTGCTTGCAATTTGGGAAACCTTAATTGGAGTTGGTTTATTATTTGGTATATTCTTACGCGAAACACTGCTGTTGCTTTTTTTGCAAATGGCGGGCACATTTACTCCGCTTTTTTTCTTTCCGGCTGAAACATTCAGCATATTTCCATGGGTTCCGACCCTTTAAGGTCAGTATATTATTAAAAATTTGGTATTGATCTCTGCGGGGATTGTCATTGGGTCAACAGTGAGAGGCGGCCGCCTGATTTCAGAACCTGCAAAAGAGGATGATAATGATTTTTCTAACCCTTAATTCTATAAAAATGCCTGTATTTGAAATCAAGCAGATTGTTGAAACAGATTTAGCTACTTGTTGGGATTTTTTTTCTGATCCTCGCAATCTGGCGATGATCACTCCTCCTGATATGAATTTTGTAATTAAGTATCCCCATACGATTCCTCGGATGTACAGAGGTATGATTATCAGGTATACTGTTAGTCCGATGTTTAAAATTCCATTAGAATGGGTTACAGAAATTACCCAGGTTGAGAATGAAAGCTATTTTGTTGATAATCAAATTAAAGGGCCTTTTAAGTTGTGGCATCATCAGCATATTTTTAAACAAACAGAAACGGGTGTGGAAATGACTGATATTGTAAATTATGAACTTCCATTTGGGTTAATCGGAGAATTAACAGCGAAGTCTTTGGTTGAAAAAAGAATAGAAAATATCTTTCGTTTTCGCCGTACGGTGATTGATAACAGGTTCAAAGCTCAAATACAGGACACACATTTGCTGAATAGTCTGAAATGAATTGTGAATTGATTGTATATAGTTTGTAGCTTTGCATCCTGTTTTTGAATGCTCTTTGCCTGAATATGACATCTGCCAAAACTTCTGTGATTGCCGGAGCCTTTGCAATATGCCTTAGTGCTGTGCTTTGGGGGCTCGATGGTATTGTGCTTACGCCCCGGTTGTATAATTTAAATGTTGGGTTAGTTGTGTTTGTGCTGCATGCACTTCCGTTTCTCATCATGAATTTATTTTTATATAAGGAGTACAGGTTGCTGAAGGTGCTTTCGCAAAAAGAAATATTATATCTTTTTCTTATTGCTTTAATGGGAGGTGCAATTGGGACAATGGCGATTGTCAGGGCTCTTTTTCTGGTTGAATTCCGCGATTTAACCATTGTTGTTCTGCTGCAGAAGCTTCAACCCATTTTTGCGATTGCTCTTGCCGCTATCTTGCTTCGTGAGCGTGTGAAAAAGAATTTTTTCTTATGGGCTTCCTTGGCTATTATAGCAGGCTATTTCTTAACTTTTGGCTGGGGGCTTCCTTACCTGGGCTCTGATTCCAAAACGGCCCTTGCTGCTGCTTACTCCCTGCTGGCAGCATTTTCATTTGGTTCTGCAACTGTGTTAAGTAAGGGGGTTCTTCACCGGTTACCATTTCAGGCTGCAACCTTCTTCCGGTATGGTTTTACTACCATTATTATGTTGGTATTTGTTATAGTTACCGGTACCATTTCCGGAATAGCGGGTGCTACTTCTCATAATTGGTTGATTATTCTTATCATCACATTTACTACCGGCTCCGGAGCTATTTTTCTTTACTATTATGGATTGCGCAAGGTCAAGGCTATGCTTGCCACCATATGTGAACTCTGTTTTCCGCTGTCAGCTATAGTTTTTGATTATATTTTTCACGGCAAAGTATTGAGTGCCGTGCAATGGGTGAGCGCAATGGTGATGTTGATTGCCATTGTCAGGCTTAGCATCGGGGGTAATACTGAAAAAAAAGCCTGAAAGTGAAGATGTGTCGCTTATTTATTTGGCTTTATATTCAATGTCGTTGTTGTTCATTATATTAGTATATTTGAGTTGAATTTAAATGTTTAGGAGTATTGTGCTCTTTTTTATTTCATTTTAGTTATTTTGTTGATTATCAAGTTGGTAATTTAAATGCAATCTAGGATCAAATATAATTTTACTCTATTAATTGTTGAAGATATTTCCTCCAACTATCTTTTTCTTGAGTCTGCTATCGGAAGGTGTTTTAAAAAAGTCTTACATGCCCCGAGTGGCCTCGAAGCGGTTGAATTGTGTAAAAATAACCAGGATATTGGCCTTGTGCTTATGGATGTGAGTATGCCTGTCATGAATGGCTTTGATGCCACCAGGTTAATTAAAGACTTTCGACCTGATTTGCCTGTAATCGCACTTACTGCTTATATCATTGATCAGCTGGAAGAGAAGCTGAAGGATGCAGGCTGCTCTGATTTCATGCTAAAGCCATTTGACTATCAGGAGCTTGAGGGTAGAATTGCCCAACTTTTATCTTCGAGGCAAAGCAGATAATTGTATTTAAAACGAATCGCTATCCAATTATTATTTGCTTCTCTTCTGAAATACAAAGAATGCGTATCCGCTGAAAATCAGTGTGGTAATGATTTGAATCCAGATGGGGGTTGCAAAAAGCCCCGGACCAATTAAAGTCAGTGAAACAAACACAGCCTTTAATATGTAATAGGCTGTTTTGCTTAATACGATGGCACTTGCCATGGCTATAAAGTTATTTTTAATTTTTGAGCTTAGTAAAAAGAAAAGCCAGACATTGAGCGTGAGTTCTATTGTAATCAGTAGCATTTTGTAAAAAACAGGATGCGCTGACACTGCAAATGAGAACAGAGGAAGAGTTAAGGCAAGCAGGTATGCATTTCTTTTATCGCTATGCAGCATGGCCAGAATCAAAACAAGTCGCATGGGTTCAATCAAATAAACCGGAAAGTTTAAGACGTGCGACAATGCAGGCGTAAAATAGATAAGCAGTATGGCCGCAGAGTTAATGATAATAGATCTGATTATCAGTGGTCTTGGTAAAGAAATGTTGTTCATGGCGAATACTGCGTTTTGTGAATTAATTCAGGTTTTGTCTTTTATTATGCAGGCATACAAAGATAATTTTTTTTTGTTTCGTGCGATTTCTTGCCTTCGCTGTTTCATTTTCTTTCAAATTGAGTATTTTTACAGTTTAATCTGATATTCCGGGCTGGAATCTTGATAAGATGTAGCTGAATTGAATGAAATTAACTGTAGTTTATGAAACGTCGTGATTTTATTGCTAAAAGTGTTAGTGCCGGCATAGTGGCTGGTGCTGCCGGAAGCTTGGGTGGAATCGTAAATCTGGCCACAGCTGCGCAGGCTCAGAAAAATTGGGACTTAGTTGCTGTTCGCGACGGTGAGCCTGAAGTGATGTTTGAAAGGGCCATTGCTTCCTTGGGCGGAATGGCCAGATATGTAAAAAAAGGACAGAAAGTTGTTGTAAAACCAAATATCGGATGGGATGTTGTTCCTGAAAGAGCTGGGAATACCAACCCTAAACTGGTCGGTCGAATTGTAAAACATTGTCTTGACGCCGGCGCTGCCGAGGTTTATGTGTTTGATAATACCTGCGATGCATGGAACCTGTGCTACAAAAATAGTGGCATTGAAAAAGCCGTAAAAGACGCCGGTGGTAAAATTGTCCCGGGAAATACGGAGAATTACTATAAACCCATAATTATCCCCCGTGGCAAGCGGTTGAAAGAAGCCAAAGTGCATGAATTAATTCTTAATTCAGATGTGTTTATCAATGTGCCTGTATTAAAACATCATAGCTCGGCAAGTCTTTCTCTTTCAATGAAAAATTTAATGGGAGTCGTTTGGGACAGAGGTTATTGGCACAGGAATGATTTGCATCAATGCATTGCTGACTTTGTTTCCTGGCGCAAACCTACCCTGAATATTATTGATGGTTACCGAGTGATGATGCGCAACGGGCCTCGGGGCGTTTCTACTGCTGATGTTGTTACAATGAAACAAATGATAGTTTCAGCTGATATTGTTGCTGCTGATGCTGCTGCTGCACGCATTTTCGGAAGTAAACCTGAAGAGATTGATCATATCAGAATTGCCCATGAAATGAAACTGGGAAATATGTTGTTGGATCAACTCACCATAAACAGAATTAAAATCTGATATGCATCGGTTATCCTGGCTCAAGGCTGTTCGTGTAGCCGTTTCAATGCTATTCTTTCTTTCGGTAGGGTTGATTTTTATTGATTTAGTGCAGTGGATTCCGGTAAAAATTATCAACGCCATTACCTGGACACAATATGCCCCTTCTTTGATTAGTTTCTTTACTTCTCCCGGTTTCGCAGCCGCAGGTTTTATCCTTTTTACTATTCTTACACTGCTTTTGGGAAGAGTTTATTGTTCTTCTGTTTGTCCGTTAGGAACTTTTCAGGATATTATTTACAGGATGGGCCGACGGTTTTTTAAACAAAAACCTTTAAAGTATTCAAAGCCCAAAAATATACTGAGGTATACCGTGCTTGTTGCCGTAATCATTTCATTTATATCCGGTACATCACTTCTGCTTTCGCTTCTGGATCCTTACAGTAATTTTGGAAGAATTACAGGTGATATTTTCAGACCCGCTTTTCAATTTGTGTCAAATAGCCTGGCAGCTGTACTTGAGCGACAGGATATTTTTTGGCTGGCCCGAAAAGATTTAAAAGGGATTCATACATCGTCGGTTGTTTTTGCATCGGGCTTTCTTTTTCTGGTAGTGATCATGTCCTTTTCACGCGGACGGCTCTTTTGTAATACGCTTTGTCCTGTTGGTGCTTTACTCAGTATTTTCTCCCGGGGCTCCCGCTTGCGGATTGTACTTGATAAATCGAGCTGCAATAGCTGCGGCCAGTGCAGTAAGGTGTGTAAAGCCCAGTGTATCGACATTAAAAGCAAAGAGGTGGATTTTACAAGGTGTGTGGCTTGCTTCAATTGTTTAAGCGCCTGCCCTTCTGATGGTGTCTTGTATTCTTCACGGAAAAGTACGCCCTATATTCCTGAAGATGAGAAATTACAGGCAAGCTCCGGCAAACGCAGAACCATTTTAAAGGCCATTTTATTAACAACAGCATTTACATCTGTTAAGGCATTTGCAACCCGGTTAAAGGGCGGCGAAAAACCTACCGAAATTCCTGAAGATAAAAAGCTGGTTGCTACTCCGCCTGGCTCTGGTAGTCATGAACATTTTAATTTATTCTGTACGGCCTGTCATTTATGTGTGAGTGCTTGTCCGACTCAGGTTTTGCAACCTTCCTTTTTACAGTACGGACTTCATGGGCTGATGCAACCTTACATGGATTATCATTCAGGATTTTGCAATTTTGAATGTACACTTTGTGCAGAAATTTGCCCGGCTGATGCTATTAAAATAGTGAAACCTGAGCAAAAAAAGAGGGTTCAACTTGGAGTGGCCCATTTTATTGAGAAAAACTGCGTGGTTTACACTGACAATACTGCTTGCGGAGCCTGTTCCGAACATTGCCCTACAAAGGCTGTAAACATGGTTCCTTATAAAAATGGCCTGACAATTCCTGAAGTCAATGATAAAATTTGCATTGGCTGTGGCGCATGTGAATATGCTTGTCCAACCAGGCCTTACCGCTCTATCTTTGTTGAAGGAAACGCTGTTCATCAATTGGCTGATGAGCCTGTTCAGGAAAAAATTGAACTTCAAAAGACCACAGAAGATTTTCCTTTCTGATAAGACAAAACGTAGATTTTATACCCCATTCCTGTTTTGTCAGTAACATTTTGTTCGATAAATCCATGGGTGTATTCCTGGAAAGAATCATACATTTTATTTGTCAATTCAACAGATTGCCCCAAAAAAAAGAGCCGTAATTGACGGCTCTCTTTATAGGTGATTGTATGTTTTTAAGACATTGTGTATTTCTTAAAAATCTGGTCGGAATGGAGCAGAAGATCAATGTATTGAGCTCTCTTGTAAATGTATGGGTCTTTGACATTGGCTTTGGATAATTTGCCTCTGAAGGCTTCAAGGCTATCAAAACCATGTTTAGACATAAATTTCTCGAGGTCAGCCAGAATATTTGTAATGGTCTCAGGCTTTTGCTTGTATAAAACACTTACAATTTGCACTGTGTCGGTTCCGGCAAGTATCATTTTGGCTATATCGCTGCCAGTGTAAACTCCCGATGAACCGCAAATGGATGCATTTGTGTTTTTATATAATAATCCGGCATATCTTAAAGCGAGTTTGTAATCACCTTCATTGCTCAGATTAAAGGGGGTGCTGTGTTGCAATGAATCGAGATTAATGTCAGGTTCAAACATTCTGTTAAAAAGCACAAAGGCTTTTGCACCTGCTTTTTCCATACGTTTGATAACCTGTAACGGATTGCTGTAAAACGGGCTAAGTTTTACACTTACAGGGATTTTTACCTTTTTACAAACCTGTTCTACAACCGAAACCTGTTCGTCTTCAATTGATTTTGCATCGGTTTCAAAGTCGCGCGGAACAGAGAAAAAATTCAATTCAAGTCCGTCAACTCCTGTTTTTTCGATAAGTCCGGCGTACTCAACCCAGGTGTCGCTGAAAACACAGTTTAAACTTGCAATTAAAGGAATGTTGACCGACTCTTTTGCCTCTTTTAGCTTCAGAAGATGTTCTTCTGGTCCGGCATGTTCCATTCCAGGATAAAGGCTTATCATTTCAGCGTTGCGTTCGTTATACAGCTCCATTTCGTCCTGAAACTGTATGCTTTCCAATTGTATTTGCTCTTCAAACAAAGATTTGTAAACAACAGCTGCAGCCC
The nucleotide sequence above comes from Lentimicrobiaceae bacterium. Encoded proteins:
- a CDS encoding SRPBCC family protein, producing the protein MPVFEIKQIVETDLATCWDFFSDPRNLAMITPPDMNFVIKYPHTIPRMYRGMIIRYTVSPMFKIPLEWVTEITQVENESYFVDNQIKGPFKLWHHQHIFKQTETGVEMTDIVNYELPFGLIGELTAKSLVEKRIENIFRFRRTVIDNRFKAQIQDTHLLNSLK
- a CDS encoding DMT family transporter; translation: MTSAKTSVIAGAFAICLSAVLWGLDGIVLTPRLYNLNVGLVVFVLHALPFLIMNLFLYKEYRLLKVLSQKEILYLFLIALMGGAIGTMAIVRALFLVEFRDLTIVVLLQKLQPIFAIALAAILLRERVKKNFFLWASLAIIAGYFLTFGWGLPYLGSDSKTALAAAYSLLAAFSFGSATVLSKGVLHRLPFQAATFFRYGFTTIIMLVFVIVTGTISGIAGATSHNWLIILIITFTTGSGAIFLYYYGLRKVKAMLATICELCFPLSAIVFDYIFHGKVLSAVQWVSAMVMLIAIVRLSIGGNTEKKA
- a CDS encoding response regulator produces the protein MQSRIKYNFTLLIVEDISSNYLFLESAIGRCFKKVLHAPSGLEAVELCKNNQDIGLVLMDVSMPVMNGFDATRLIKDFRPDLPVIALTAYIIDQLEEKLKDAGCSDFMLKPFDYQELEGRIAQLLSSRQSR
- a CDS encoding DUF362 domain-containing protein, producing MKRRDFIAKSVSAGIVAGAAGSLGGIVNLATAAQAQKNWDLVAVRDGEPEVMFERAIASLGGMARYVKKGQKVVVKPNIGWDVVPERAGNTNPKLVGRIVKHCLDAGAAEVYVFDNTCDAWNLCYKNSGIEKAVKDAGGKIVPGNTENYYKPIIIPRGKRLKEAKVHELILNSDVFINVPVLKHHSSASLSLSMKNLMGVVWDRGYWHRNDLHQCIADFVSWRKPTLNIIDGYRVMMRNGPRGVSTADVVTMKQMIVSADIVAADAAAARIFGSKPEEIDHIRIAHEMKLGNMLLDQLTINRIKI
- a CDS encoding 4Fe-4S binding protein — translated: MHRLSWLKAVRVAVSMLFFLSVGLIFIDLVQWIPVKIINAITWTQYAPSLISFFTSPGFAAAGFILFTILTLLLGRVYCSSVCPLGTFQDIIYRMGRRFFKQKPLKYSKPKNILRYTVLVAVIISFISGTSLLLSLLDPYSNFGRITGDIFRPAFQFVSNSLAAVLERQDIFWLARKDLKGIHTSSVVFASGFLFLVVIMSFSRGRLFCNTLCPVGALLSIFSRGSRLRIVLDKSSCNSCGQCSKVCKAQCIDIKSKEVDFTRCVACFNCLSACPSDGVLYSSRKSTPYIPEDEKLQASSGKRRTILKAILLTTAFTSVKAFATRLKGGEKPTEIPEDKKLVATPPGSGSHEHFNLFCTACHLCVSACPTQVLQPSFLQYGLHGLMQPYMDYHSGFCNFECTLCAEICPADAIKIVKPEQKKRVQLGVAHFIEKNCVVYTDNTACGACSEHCPTKAVNMVPYKNGLTIPEVNDKICIGCGACEYACPTRPYRSIFVEGNAVHQLADEPVQEKIELQKTTEDFPF
- a CDS encoding dihydroorotate dehydrogenase-like protein — protein: MTKLAVNYMGIQLKNPIIVGSSNMVNNIEMLRRLEEAGAAAVVYKSLFEEQIQLESIQFQDEMELYNERNAEMISLYPGMEHAGPEEHLLKLKEAKESVNIPLIASLNCVFSDTWVEYAGLIEKTGVDGLELNFFSVPRDFETDAKSIEDEQVSVVEQVCKKVKIPVSVKLSPFYSNPLQVIKRMEKAGAKAFVLFNRMFEPDINLDSLQHSTPFNLSNEGDYKLALRYAGLLYKNTNASICGSSGVYTGSDIAKMILAGTDTVQIVSVLYKQKPETITNILADLEKFMSKHGFDSLEAFRGKLSKANVKDPYIYKRAQYIDLLLHSDQIFKKYTMS